A genomic window from Solanum stenotomum isolate F172 chromosome 10, ASM1918654v1, whole genome shotgun sequence includes:
- the LOC125842050 gene encoding trihelix transcription factor DF1-like → MQSDYEMAGIHHERNQQSAQMEEQHRFMVENNASTSSPFYTINPNYHFPQPHPHPLLQQINNLPITQQFFQYQHPHYRSMSMLEQQQEEIRLDHSQTAELVQGSFFPVSEGQEDALIRGSERYCTQPRQTCLAVWQNQEDSAIIKQPFWKEFSNGNATERNKQDEDQEMYRSEENKPRVVFGELEAIYGDDIHRIASESVLTTNHNVSFPDQLVLNDSNQAMATEIDNNTKNNIGSESASVGGREVEALHKRKRARESMSRFFKSLVNKLAKQQEDLQRSFMETIERLDQERKEREQVWREGELAKLQKEEAARAHERILASSRESALVSCLEKLTGQKINFQPFKIKEEQNHSSLVKFMKRWPQAEVDALIQIRTNLESKFATTPKGLLWEEVSNSMSLMGFQRNARRCKEKWENMHKCTSVKRRKEITREQLNSDFLNQGIHDKDENGSKKEDMEE, encoded by the exons ATGCAATCAGATTATGAAATGGCTGGGATCCATCATGAGAGAAACCAACAGTCAGCACAAATGGAAGAGCAGCATAGATTCATGGTGGAAAATAATGCTTCAACTTCCTCGCCATTTTACACAATAAACCCAAACTATCACTTCCCTCAGCCTCATCCTCATCCTCTTCTCCAACAAATCAACAATTTGCCGATTACTCAACAGTTTTTCCAGTATCAACATCCTCATTACAGATCCATGTCCATGTTAGAGCAGCAACAAGAAGAAATAAGGCTAGACCACTCTCAGACGGCGGAATTAGTGCAAGGTTCATTTTTTCCTGTAAGTGAAGGACAAGAAGATGCTTTGATTCGTGGGAGTGAGCGATACTGTACACAGCCTCGacaaacttgtttagctgtgtGGCAAAACCAAGAAGATTCTGCTATTATTAAACAACCTTTTTG GAAAGAATTTTCAAATGGGAATGCAACTGAGAGAAACAAACAAGATGAAGATCAAGAAATGTATCGATCTGAAGAAAATAAACCTAGAGTAGTATTCGGAGAGTTGGAAGCTATTTATGGTGACGATATTCATCGAATTGCATCTGAATCTGTTCTCACAACGAACCACAATGTCTCTTTTCCTGATCAATTGGTTCTGAATGATTCAAATCAAGCCATGGCTACTGAAATCGataataatactaaaaataatattggaTCAGAAAGTGCATCCGTTGGAGGAAGAGAAGTAGAAGCACTTCATAAAAGGAAGAGAGCAAGAGAATCCATGTCAAGATTTTTCAAATCCTTAGTGAATAAACTCGCGAAACAACAAGAGGATCTACAAAGGAGTTTCATGGAAACGATTGAGAGATTAGatcaagaaagaaaagaaagagaacaaGTGTGGAGAGAAGGAGAATTGGCAAAGCTTCAAAAAGAAGAAGCTGCTAGAGCCCATGAAAGAATTTTAGCTTCGAGTAGAGAATCTGCTCTTGTTTCTTGCTTGGAAAAACTCACTGGTCAGAAGATCAATTTTCAACCATTCAAGATCAAGGAAGAACAAAATCATTCTAGTTTAGTGAAATTCATGAAGCGATGGCCTCAAGCTGAAGTTGACGCCTTAATTCAGATTAGAACTAATTTGGAATCCAAGTTTGCTACTACTCCAAAAGGGCTACTTTGGGAAGAAGTAAGTAACTCAATGTCGTTAATGGGATTTCAGAGAAATGCCAGAAGATGCAAAGAGAAGTGGGAGAATATGCATAAGTGTACTAGTgtcaagagaagaaaagaaatcacCAGGGAACAGTTGAATAGTGACTTTCTAAATCAAGGAATTCATGATAAAGATGAAAATGGAAGTAAGAAAGAAGATATGGAAGAATAA